The window GGGTTGAGTACGACTTCGTAGTAAGGGCAGCATAGATAGCTCAGACCCGCGAAATGCTATGCGGGTCTGCGCCAATGGCAACCGTGAATTCATCGATATACCAGCGCCAACGCCTCTTCGGTGTAGCGAGTGCCGCTGACTCTCCGGCAGCCGGGTGCGGCCGATAACGGCGAGGTCGTCAGCCGTCAGCGTTACGGAGCCCGCCGCCGCGTTCTGCTGTGACCCGTGTTTTGCGCGCTTGTCAGCCCCTTGCGTGACGTTCCCGAGATGATGTCCGATGACCCCAATGCCGGGCAGATCGGGGTTTAGAGGTAAGCATCCGGCGGGGGCCATCTTGCGGGGCTGGTGGGGACATAGCTGACTGTCGGTATGGATATCCGTACTGATAGTCGACAGCCGCACCGCCTTGAGATCGTGGACACGGGCCGCCGCCGTCGCTGGTCCGAGGCGGCGAAAGTCCGGGTGGTGGAAGAGAGTTTCCTGGAGCCGCGTACGGCTTCGGCGACGGCGCGCCGACACGGCATCTCGAACCAGTTGATGTTCGCTTGGCGCAAGGCGTATCGCGAGGGCCGGCTGGGAGGTGGATCTGTTTCGGGGTTCGTGCCGGCGGTGATCGTGGCGGAGCCAAGCGTGACGAGGCCGAGCGACGGTCGTTTGGAGATCGTCACCGCGAACGGGCGGCGGATCCTTGTCGATCGCGATGTCGATGCCGACGCTCTTCTTCGTGTCGTCCGGGCACTGGAGACGCTGGTGTGATCCCGATCCCCTCGGGGGTCCGGGTCTGGCTGGCGACCGGGCACACCGACATGCGCAAGGGCTTTCCTGGCCTATCGCTTCAGGTGCAGGAGGTTCTGCGGCGCGATCCGCTGAGCGGCCATCTGTTCTGCTTCCGGGGGCGGCGCGGTGACCTTCTCAAGGTGATCTGGCACGACGGCCAGGGCGCGTGTCTGTTCACGAAGAAGCTGGAGCGCGGCCGCTTCCTTTGGCCGTCTCCCGCGGACGGCGTGGTGTCGATCACCCCGGCGCAGATGGCCTATCTCCTGGAGGGCATCGACTGGCGCAACCCGCAGCGGACCTGGCGTCCGACCTCGGTCGGCTGACGGACCGATCGTTCGGGGGAGATCGCTTCAGAAGGTTGCATGCGTCGCTGGATGTGATTCCATCCAGTCCATGACGAGTGCCGCCGATCTTCCCTGCAGCCTTGTCGACGCGCACGCGATGATCCTCGCCGAGCGCGCCGCTCGCCTGGAGGCCGAAGCCGGCGCGGCCCAGGCGATCGCCGAGGCGGCTTACGCCAAGGCAAAGGCCACCGACGTCGAAGCGTTGATCGCCCATCTGAAGCTGCAGATCGAGAAGCTTCGTCGCGAACTCTACGGCACACGCTCCGAGCGCACCGCCCGCCTTCTCGATCAGTTGGAACTGCAGCTCGAAGACGCCGAGGTGTCAGCCAGCGAGGACGAGATCGCAGCCGGGGACGCTGCGATGAAGACCGTGTCGGTTGCGGCTCTCGAACGCCGACGCCGCGGCGGTCGAAAGCCGTTCCCGGAGCATCTGCCGCGCGAGCGCGTCGTGGTGCCCGGTCCGATAGCCTGCGCCTGCTGCGGCTCGGACCGGCTGCGCAAGCTGGGCGAGGACGTGACCGAGACTTT of the Sphingomonas adhaesiva genome contains:
- the tnpB gene encoding IS66 family insertion sequence element accessory protein TnpB (TnpB, as the term is used for proteins encoded by IS66 family insertion elements, is considered an accessory protein, since TnpC, encoded by a neighboring gene, is a DDE family transposase.), with the translated sequence MIPIPSGVRVWLATGHTDMRKGFPGLSLQVQEVLRRDPLSGHLFCFRGRRGDLLKVIWHDGQGACLFTKKLERGRFLWPSPADGVVSITPAQMAYLLEGIDWRNPQRTWRPTSVG
- the tnpA gene encoding IS66-like element accessory protein TnpA; the encoded protein is MDIRTDSRQPHRLEIVDTGRRRRWSEAAKVRVVEESFLEPRTASATARRHGISNQLMFAWRKAYREGRLGGGSVSGFVPAVIVAEPSVTRPSDGRLEIVTANGRRILVDRDVDADALLRVVRALETLV